One genomic region from Proteus vulgaris encodes:
- the ydiK gene encoding AI-2E family transporter YdiK, translating into MEKPQIHTDIPKVLFTVLFISFFIIASFWILNPFIVGFIWAGMIVVATWPLLLIIEKRVKYRWLSTMIMMILILLIFVIPIILLISSVIDNSAPLIELAKSPSSIQPPQLLWLNDIPMIGSKLYDTWHSILVSGGNALISKIQPYVGQAANWFFAQALNIGRFALHLGVMLLFSGLLFLQGENVVSWLRHFAIRLAGQRGDAAILLASMSIRAVALGVVLTALIQAIVGGIGLAVSGVPYATVLTVIMFICCLAQIGPLLVLIPSILWLFWTGDTTWGIVMVIWGGAVATMDGVLRPYLIKMGADLPMVLILTGVIGGILTLGMIGLFIGPVVLAVAHSLLNAWINEVPKPNPDLTETVEFMNKNFIEKE; encoded by the coding sequence ATGGAAAAACCGCAGATCCATACAGATATACCCAAAGTTTTATTCACAGTTCTTTTTATTTCTTTTTTTATTATTGCCAGTTTTTGGATACTAAATCCCTTTATTGTGGGTTTCATTTGGGCTGGAATGATTGTTGTTGCAACGTGGCCTTTACTTCTTATTATTGAAAAGCGGGTAAAATATCGTTGGCTATCAACCATGATAATGATGATTTTGATATTACTGATCTTCGTTATCCCTATTATCTTATTAATTAGTAGTGTTATTGATAATAGTGCGCCTTTAATAGAATTAGCAAAATCACCTTCGAGTATTCAGCCACCTCAACTATTATGGCTTAACGATATCCCAATGATAGGGAGCAAGCTTTATGATACATGGCATTCTATCCTTGTCTCTGGCGGTAACGCGTTAATCTCAAAAATCCAACCTTATGTCGGACAAGCTGCAAACTGGTTTTTTGCTCAAGCATTAAATATTGGTCGATTTGCCTTACATTTGGGTGTGATGTTGTTATTTTCTGGCTTACTGTTTTTACAAGGCGAAAATGTCGTATCTTGGTTACGCCATTTTGCCATTCGTTTAGCTGGTCAGCGTGGTGATGCTGCAATCTTACTTGCATCCATGTCTATTCGCGCTGTCGCATTAGGCGTGGTTTTAACCGCCTTAATTCAAGCGATTGTTGGTGGTATCGGTCTCGCAGTGTCTGGCGTACCTTATGCTACTGTATTAACCGTTATTATGTTTATTTGCTGCCTTGCTCAAATAGGTCCTTTATTAGTATTGATCCCTTCCATTTTATGGCTATTTTGGACAGGTGATACCACTTGGGGCATTGTTATGGTGATTTGGGGTGGCGCGGTTGCGACAATGGATGGTGTATTACGACCTTATTTAATCAAGATGGGCGCTGATTTGCCTATGGTATTAATTCTTACTGGTGTTATTGGTGGGATTTTAACATTAGGTATGATTGGGTTATTTATTGGTCCTGTTGTTCTTGCTGTTGCACATAGCTTATTAAATGCATGGATTAATGAAGTACCAAAACCTAATCCTGATTTAACTGAAACAGTAGAATTTATGAATAAAAACTTTATCGAAAAAGAATAA
- a CDS encoding FAD-binding and (Fe-S)-binding domain-containing protein, with translation MIPRISQAPQVSELTTEFLDTLLKNGFTGDISSSYADRLTMATDNSIYQLLPQAVVFPRSTADVTIIARLVDEPRFHSLSLTPRGGGTGTNGQALTDGIVVDLSRYMKRIIEINPQERWVKVEAGVIKDELNLFLKPYGFFFAPELSTSNRATLGGMINTDASGQGSMVYGKTSDHVLGVRAVLLGGELLETRAMDTALAENIAQESSAIGKVYRTVLSRCKEQRKLILEKFPKLNRFLTGYDLRHVFSDDMKRFDLTRILTGSEGTLAFITEATLDITPIPKQRSLVNVKYDSFDSALRNAPFLVKANALSVETVDSKVLNLAREDIVWHSVKELITDIPDKDMQGLNIVEFAGDDENLIASQVASLCQRLDSLMKEGQGGVIGYQVCEDLADINRIYAMRKKAVGLLGNAKGQAKPIPFVEDTCVPPEHLADYITEFRALLDSHQLNYGMFGHVDAGVLHVRPALDMCDPQQELLMKSISDDIVTLTAKYGGLLWGEHGKGFRAQYSPEFFGETLYHELRQIKTVFDPRNRLNPGKICPPLEVDEPMKQVDTIKRGTFDRTIPLSVRQDFKGALDCNGNGLCFNFDAKSPMCPSMKISGQRIHSPKGRAALVREWLRLLTEQGVSPKQLESSLENNKPSLRGLIEKTRNTWKAKRGEYDFSHEVKAAMNGCLACKACSTQCPIKIDVPSFRSKFTELYHQRYLRPLKDHIVANVELTTPIMAKAPGFFNFFMKQPLVQSLSKHTIGMVDLPLLSSPTLRQQLAGHKALDMTLEDLERLSEKQRSHHVLVVQDPFTSYYDAKVVADFIKLIEKIGFKPVLLPFSPNGKAQHIKGFLQQFSKTAQKTSTMLNRVAKLDIPMVGVDPALVLCYRDEYREILGDKRGDFNVQLVHEWLSKLVSEPIAVRDDAEKWYLFGHCTEVTALPQSMKQWQAIFQRYGQQLEFVSTGCCGMAGTYGHELNNYENSLGIYQLSWGNALKTLPTMRCLSTGYSCRSQVKRIDNIELKHPLQALLEIMP, from the coding sequence ATGATCCCACGTATATCGCAAGCACCGCAAGTCAGTGAACTCACAACAGAATTTCTTGATACTCTTCTAAAAAACGGTTTCACCGGTGATATCTCCAGCAGTTACGCTGACAGACTCACTATGGCAACAGATAATAGTATTTACCAGTTATTGCCACAGGCTGTTGTTTTTCCTCGCTCAACAGCTGATGTAACTATTATTGCTCGCTTAGTTGATGAACCTCGATTTCATTCACTCTCTCTGACTCCTAGAGGGGGCGGTACAGGCACCAATGGCCAAGCGTTAACGGATGGTATTGTGGTTGATTTATCTCGCTATATGAAGCGTATTATCGAGATAAATCCGCAGGAGCGTTGGGTAAAAGTGGAAGCAGGGGTGATAAAAGATGAGTTAAATCTCTTTTTAAAACCTTATGGCTTCTTTTTCGCACCTGAGCTATCTACCAGTAATCGTGCCACATTAGGTGGAATGATTAATACCGATGCATCAGGACAAGGTTCAATGGTTTATGGTAAAACCTCTGATCACGTTCTTGGTGTTAGGGCAGTTTTGTTAGGTGGCGAACTGCTTGAAACGCGCGCTATGGATACAGCGCTAGCCGAAAATATTGCCCAAGAAAGCTCCGCAATAGGTAAAGTTTACCGTACCGTTTTATCTCGTTGTAAAGAGCAACGAAAGCTCATTCTTGAAAAATTTCCTAAATTAAATCGCTTTTTAACAGGGTATGATTTGCGTCATGTCTTTAGTGATGACATGAAACGATTTGATTTAACGAGAATTTTAACAGGCTCTGAAGGCACACTCGCTTTTATTACTGAAGCGACACTGGATATTACGCCAATTCCCAAACAGCGCAGTTTAGTCAACGTAAAATACGATTCTTTTGACTCTGCATTGCGTAACGCACCTTTTTTAGTTAAAGCGAATGCACTTTCTGTTGAAACGGTTGATTCAAAAGTATTAAATCTCGCCCGTGAAGATATCGTGTGGCACTCCGTGAAAGAGCTGATTACAGATATACCCGATAAAGATATGCAAGGACTTAATATTGTTGAATTTGCGGGTGATGATGAAAACCTTATTGCTTCACAAGTTGCATCATTATGCCAGCGCTTAGATTCATTAATGAAAGAAGGTCAGGGCGGTGTTATCGGTTATCAAGTCTGTGAAGATTTGGCGGACATTAACCGTATTTATGCCATGCGTAAAAAAGCGGTCGGTTTATTAGGTAACGCCAAAGGACAAGCAAAGCCAATTCCTTTTGTAGAAGATACCTGTGTGCCACCAGAACATCTTGCTGATTATATTACCGAATTTAGAGCATTACTTGATAGTCATCAGCTCAATTATGGCATGTTTGGGCATGTTGATGCCGGTGTGTTGCACGTAAGACCTGCTCTTGATATGTGCGATCCACAACAAGAATTATTGATGAAATCTATCTCAGACGACATTGTCACGTTAACAGCCAAATATGGTGGGTTACTCTGGGGTGAACATGGAAAAGGCTTTAGAGCGCAATACAGCCCCGAATTTTTCGGTGAAACGCTTTATCATGAACTGCGTCAAATCAAAACGGTGTTCGATCCTCGAAATAGATTGAATCCTGGGAAAATATGTCCTCCATTAGAGGTCGATGAACCCATGAAGCAAGTTGATACCATCAAACGAGGCACTTTTGATCGCACAATCCCTTTGTCTGTGCGTCAAGATTTCAAAGGCGCACTGGATTGTAATGGTAATGGGCTTTGCTTTAACTTTGATGCCAAAAGTCCAATGTGTCCTTCAATGAAAATCAGCGGGCAACGCATTCATTCACCTAAAGGACGAGCCGCACTTGTAAGAGAGTGGTTACGCTTATTAACAGAGCAAGGCGTTAGCCCAAAACAACTTGAATCTAGCCTTGAAAATAATAAACCTAGTTTAAGAGGTTTAATTGAGAAAACACGTAATACATGGAAAGCTAAACGTGGCGAATATGACTTTTCTCATGAAGTGAAAGCGGCTATGAATGGTTGCTTGGCTTGTAAAGCCTGTTCAACGCAATGCCCGATTAAAATTGATGTGCCATCATTTCGTTCTAAGTTTACTGAACTTTATCACCAGCGTTATTTACGCCCGTTAAAAGATCATATTGTCGCGAATGTTGAATTAACAACGCCGATTATGGCGAAAGCACCGGGATTCTTTAACTTTTTTATGAAGCAACCGTTGGTGCAATCATTAAGTAAACACACGATAGGAATGGTTGATTTACCTTTGTTGTCATCACCTACATTAAGACAGCAATTGGCTGGGCACAAAGCGTTAGATATGACGCTAGAAGACTTAGAGCGTTTATCTGAAAAGCAACGAAGTCATCATGTGCTGGTGGTGCAAGATCCGTTTACCAGTTATTACGATGCAAAAGTGGTTGCCGATTTTATCAAACTAATTGAAAAAATTGGATTTAAACCTGTTTTGCTGCCATTTTCGCCTAATGGAAAAGCGCAGCATATTAAAGGTTTTTTACAGCAATTTAGTAAAACGGCACAAAAAACGTCAACCATGCTTAATCGTGTTGCAAAATTAGATATTCCAATGGTGGGAGTTGATCCTGCATTAGTGCTTTGTTATCGCGATGAATATCGTGAAATACTGGGTGATAAGCGTGGGGATTTTAATGTTCAACTTGTTCATGAATGGCTAAGTAAATTAGTATCTGAGCCAATAGCAGTTCGCGATGATGCTGAAAAATGGTATCTTTTCGGGCACTGTACAGAAGTGACGGCGCTACCACAAAGTATGAAACAGTGGCAGGCTATTTTCCAACGTTATGGGCAGCAACTCGAATTTGTGAGCACTGGATGTTGTGGAATGGCAGGTACTTATGGACATGAACTGAACAATTATGAAAACTCGTTGGGCATTTACCAACTCTCATGGGGTAATGCACTAAAAACATTACCAACAATGCGTTGCTTAAGCACAGGATATTCGTGTCGTAGTCAAGTAAAACGTATTGATAATATTGAGCTAAAACACCCACTACAGGCACTTTTGGAGATTATGCCATGA
- the menI gene encoding 1,4-dihydroxy-2-naphthoyl-CoA hydrolase gives MIWKRETTIEHLNHIGQNNMMSHLGIELTCLGDDYLEGTMPVDHRTKQPLGLLHGGASVVLAETLGSVAGYLCTEGEQKIVGLEINANHIRSAREGKVRGVCKPIHLGRSHQVWSIEIFDDEDRQVCISRLTTSVIS, from the coding sequence ATGATATGGAAACGTGAAACGACAATCGAGCATCTTAATCATATTGGCCAAAACAATATGATGAGCCATTTAGGTATTGAATTAACGTGCCTCGGGGATGATTATCTTGAAGGAACAATGCCAGTTGATCACCGCACTAAGCAACCTTTAGGGCTTTTACATGGTGGTGCTTCTGTTGTTTTAGCTGAAACATTGGGCTCTGTTGCGGGTTATCTTTGTACCGAAGGTGAACAGAAAATTGTGGGTTTAGAAATTAATGCTAATCATATTCGTTCAGCGAGAGAAGGCAAGGTAAGAGGTGTATGCAAACCGATTCATTTAGGACGTTCACACCAAGTCTGGTCAATAGAAATCTTTGATGATGAAGATCGTCAAGTGTGTATTTCTAGATTAACGACATCTGTTATTTCTTAA
- the sufA gene encoding Fe-S cluster assembly scaffold SufA, producing MTNNVETFSLNDTAWQGIVLTDNAAKHICHLVEKNPEKQGLSLSIKPSGCTGYGYVIELATAPNDDDLVYEHNGAKLFVSLKAMPFIDGLVVDYVREGLNQMFKFNNPKAQNVCGCGESFGV from the coding sequence ATGACAAACAACGTTGAAACTTTTTCTCTTAATGACACAGCTTGGCAAGGCATTGTATTAACGGATAATGCGGCAAAGCATATCTGCCATTTGGTTGAGAAAAACCCTGAAAAACAAGGGCTTTCCTTAAGTATCAAACCCTCCGGTTGTACAGGGTATGGTTATGTTATTGAACTCGCTACTGCCCCAAATGATGATGATCTTGTTTATGAACATAATGGCGCAAAACTCTTTGTTTCATTAAAAGCAATGCCATTTATCGATGGGTTGGTTGTTGATTATGTTCGTGAAGGACTTAATCAAATGTTTAAATTTAATAATCCTAAAGCTCAAAACGTCTGCGGATGTGGTGAGAGCTTCGGGGTATAA
- the sufB gene encoding Fe-S cluster assembly protein SufB, which produces MSQSNVEIGDEVQGWLSDHHYKEGFYTDISTDTLEKGLNEAVVRAISAKRNEPEWMLEFRLDAYRHWLEMEEPHWLKADYPSLNYQDYSYYSAPSCSSCCANGSCAGGTNEAVTSDKQAAQDYLTKEVEDAFNQLGVPVREGQAVAVDAIFDSVSVSTTYREELAEHGIIFCSFSEAIQEYPDLVRQYLGTVVSSHDNYFAALNAAVASDGTFVYIPKGVRCPMELSTYFRINAAQTGQFERTILVADEGSYVSYIEGCSAPVRDSYQLHAAVVEVIIHKDAEVKYSTVQNWFSGGDSEGGILNFVTKRAICEGENAKMSWTQSETGSAITWKYPSVILKGDNSTAEFFSVALTNGNQQADTGTKMIHIGKNTKSTIISKGISAGKSQNSYRGLVKVLPGAQNARNFTQCDSMLIGTQCGAHTFPYVEVMNNSAQLEHEATTSRIGEDQLFYCRQRGLSEDDAISMIVNGFCKDVFSELPLEFAVEAQKLLAISLEHSVG; this is translated from the coding sequence ATGTCTCAGAGCAATGTTGAAATTGGTGATGAAGTTCAGGGATGGCTAAGCGATCACCACTATAAAGAAGGTTTTTATACCGATATCTCAACCGACACCTTAGAAAAAGGATTAAATGAAGCGGTTGTACGTGCAATATCGGCAAAAAGAAACGAACCAGAGTGGATGCTGGAATTTCGTTTAGATGCTTATCGCCATTGGTTAGAAATGGAAGAGCCACATTGGCTAAAAGCAGATTATCCATCGCTTAATTATCAAGATTATAGCTATTACTCAGCACCATCTTGTAGTTCATGTTGTGCTAACGGCAGTTGTGCTGGTGGCACAAATGAAGCTGTTACGAGCGATAAACAAGCTGCACAGGATTATTTAACCAAAGAAGTTGAAGATGCTTTTAACCAACTCGGAGTGCCTGTAAGAGAAGGGCAAGCTGTTGCTGTTGATGCCATTTTTGACTCTGTTTCTGTTTCAACAACATATCGTGAAGAGCTTGCTGAACATGGCATTATTTTCTGTTCATTTAGCGAGGCTATTCAAGAATACCCTGATTTAGTGCGCCAATATTTAGGCACCGTTGTCTCAAGCCATGATAATTACTTTGCTGCGCTGAATGCTGCGGTCGCATCTGATGGTACCTTTGTCTATATTCCCAAAGGGGTTCGTTGCCCAATGGAGTTATCGACTTATTTCCGTATTAATGCGGCTCAAACGGGTCAATTCGAACGAACAATTCTGGTTGCTGATGAAGGCAGTTATGTTAGTTATATCGAAGGTTGTTCAGCACCTGTTCGTGATAGCTATCAGCTTCATGCTGCTGTGGTTGAAGTCATTATCCATAAAGATGCTGAAGTAAAATATTCTACAGTGCAAAACTGGTTCTCTGGTGGCGACAGTGAAGGCGGTATCCTTAACTTTGTGACTAAGCGCGCTATTTGTGAAGGCGAAAACGCAAAAATGTCATGGACGCAATCAGAGACAGGATCTGCAATCACATGGAAATATCCAAGTGTGATTTTAAAAGGGGATAATTCCACCGCTGAATTCTTCTCGGTTGCTTTAACGAATGGCAACCAACAAGCAGATACGGGGACTAAGATGATCCATATCGGCAAAAATACCAAATCAACCATTATCTCTAAAGGTATTTCTGCGGGTAAAAGTCAAAACAGTTACCGTGGGCTCGTAAAAGTACTTCCTGGTGCACAAAATGCTCGTAACTTTACCCAGTGTGACTCCATGTTAATTGGTACACAGTGCGGTGCGCATACTTTCCCTTATGTTGAGGTAATGAATAATTCAGCACAGCTTGAGCACGAAGCGACAACGTCACGTATTGGTGAAGATCAGTTGTTCTATTGTCGCCAGCGTGGATTAAGTGAAGATGATGCAATCTCAATGATTGTAAACGGATTTTGTAAAGATGTGTTCTCAGAATTACCGCTGGAATTTGCTGTGGAAGCACAAAAATTATTAGCAATCAGCTTAGAGCATAGCGTCGGTTAA
- the sufC gene encoding Fe-S cluster assembly ATPase SufC, whose product MLDIKNLHVSVEGNEILKGLDLQVRAGEVHAIMGPNGSGKSTLSATLAGRDEYEVDEGSITFKNKDLLELEPEDRAGEGIFMAFQYPVEIPGVSNQFFLQSSVNAVREYRGQEPLDRFDFEDFIEDKIKLLDMPQDLLTRSVNVGFSGGEKKRNDILQMAALEPELCILDETDSGLDIDALKIVSNGVNSLRDGKRAFIVVTHYQRILDYIKPDFVHVLYQGKIIKSGDFSLAQKLEEQGYGWLIDPQ is encoded by the coding sequence ATGTTAGATATTAAAAATTTACATGTCAGTGTTGAAGGCAACGAGATCCTCAAAGGATTAGATTTGCAGGTTCGTGCAGGTGAAGTTCACGCAATTATGGGACCAAATGGCTCAGGTAAAAGTACGCTATCTGCAACGCTTGCTGGTCGTGATGAATATGAAGTTGATGAAGGTTCGATTACCTTTAAAAATAAAGATTTATTGGAATTAGAACCGGAAGATCGCGCAGGTGAAGGCATCTTTATGGCATTTCAATATCCTGTTGAAATACCCGGTGTCAGCAATCAGTTTTTCTTACAATCTTCTGTAAATGCAGTGAGAGAATATCGTGGCCAAGAGCCGTTAGATCGCTTTGATTTTGAAGATTTTATTGAAGATAAAATCAAATTACTGGATATGCCACAAGATTTGTTAACACGCTCTGTCAACGTGGGATTTTCTGGTGGTGAGAAAAAACGTAACGACATTTTGCAAATGGCTGCGTTAGAGCCTGAATTATGTATTTTAGATGAAACAGACTCGGGTCTTGATATCGACGCATTAAAAATCGTTTCTAATGGTGTTAATAGTTTACGTGATGGTAAACGTGCCTTCATCGTTGTAACACACTACCAACGTATTCTTGATTATATTAAACCTGATTTTGTGCATGTGCTTTATCAGGGGAAAATCATTAAATCAGGTGATTTTTCATTGGCGCAAAAATTGGAGGAACAAGGTTATGGCTGGCTTATTGACCCTCAATGA
- the sufD gene encoding Fe-S cluster assembly protein SufD — MAGLLTLNEKREKQRQVELRNQQALKMFSALYHQRKGDDNLNARNHWLQVEKVGFPTYRHEDWHYTPLEETLSQCYQQLPPFDVQSLMAKHALSFDCYRIVMVNGTFSPIESSKDFGPYQVTLLDNQSELPKAVNGEIFLHLVESLAPHPLLITLKNGVIADKPLYILNITQGDQSTEVNSANYRFHLDVGANTQMQVVEHYISSDSENRHFTGARLTATIGDNASFNHIKLSFENGVSQHFAHNDLTIGRDARVNSYAFLLGAKLSRHHTSSALKGENTELSMNSVVLPKAGEIADTRTWLVHGEKNCQSRQLHKSIAMDAGKAVFNGMITVTPQALKTDGQMTNNNLLLGEKAQIDTKPQLEIYADDVKCSHGATVGRIDDEQLFYLRSRGISLSDARKMIIHAFAAELTESLENSVIKAQVLERINQRLLEV; from the coding sequence ATGGCTGGCTTATTGACCCTCAATGAAAAGCGTGAAAAACAGCGCCAAGTTGAACTGCGTAATCAACAAGCATTAAAAATGTTTTCAGCGTTATATCATCAACGTAAAGGTGACGATAATCTCAACGCTCGCAATCATTGGTTACAAGTTGAGAAAGTAGGTTTCCCTACTTACCGCCATGAAGATTGGCATTATACGCCATTAGAAGAAACACTAAGCCAGTGCTATCAACAGTTGCCACCTTTTGATGTACAAAGTTTAATGGCTAAACATGCATTATCTTTTGATTGCTACCGTATTGTTATGGTGAATGGCACATTTTCACCGATAGAAAGTAGTAAAGATTTTGGTCCTTATCAAGTTACTTTACTTGATAATCAAAGTGAATTACCTAAAGCGGTAAATGGTGAAATCTTCCTGCATTTAGTTGAAAGTTTAGCGCCACATCCATTGCTTATTACCCTGAAAAACGGTGTTATTGCGGATAAGCCACTCTATATTCTCAATATTACTCAAGGTGATCAAAGCACAGAGGTAAATAGTGCAAATTATCGTTTTCACCTTGATGTCGGTGCGAATACTCAGATGCAAGTGGTAGAACACTATATCAGCAGTGATAGTGAAAACCGTCATTTTACAGGTGCAAGATTAACCGCAACGATTGGCGATAATGCCTCTTTTAACCATATCAAATTAAGTTTTGAAAATGGAGTAAGTCAGCATTTTGCCCATAACGATCTGACGATAGGCCGTGATGCTCGTGTTAACAGTTATGCTTTCTTATTAGGCGCTAAACTTAGTCGTCATCACACGAGTTCTGCACTAAAGGGTGAAAATACAGAGCTTTCAATGAATAGCGTTGTATTACCTAAAGCTGGAGAGATTGCAGATACTCGTACATGGCTAGTTCATGGTGAAAAAAATTGCCAGAGTCGTCAACTGCATAAAAGTATTGCGATGGATGCAGGGAAAGCCGTATTTAACGGTATGATCACGGTGACACCTCAAGCATTAAAAACAGATGGTCAAATGACTAATAACAATCTGTTGCTGGGTGAAAAAGCGCAAATCGATACCAAACCACAACTTGAAATCTATGCCGATGATGTGAAATGTAGTCATGGTGCTACTGTGGGACGAATTGATGATGAGCAGCTATTTTATCTGCGTTCACGAGGTATTTCCTTAAGTGACGCACGTAAAATGATCATCCATGCATTTGCGGCTGAATTAACTGAATCGCTAGAAAATAGTGTGATCAAAGCGCAGGTATTAGAAAGAATTAATCAGCGCTTATTAGAGGTATAA
- the sufS gene encoding cysteine desulfurase SufS, whose product MTHSIEKARDDFPILSQQVKGKPLVYLDSAASAQKPACVIEHEKQFALTQYAAVHRGIHTLSANATTLVENVRKKACDFLGANSEEEIIFVKGTTEGINLIANVYSQRFLNDGDNIIITEMEHHANIVPWYMLAKQYGFNVRVLPLLQDGTLDLAQLPRLIDERTKLLSLTHQSNVLGTVNPVAQIIGDARQYAIEQGGELHILVDGAQSAMHQTINVSQLDCDFFVCSGHKLYAPTGIGLLYGKKAILDELPPWEGGGAMIKHVHINGDITYADAPWRFEAGTPNIMGMIGLGAALDYLSQIGMDNIAEYESSIMKYAQEQLQKVKSLTLYGNDSRQGVIAFNLGKHHAYDVGAFLDNYGIAIRTGHHCAMPIMDYYQVPAMCRASLGLYTNKNDIDALVNALLRVEMLLG is encoded by the coding sequence ATGACGCATTCCATTGAAAAAGCGCGAGATGATTTTCCAATTCTTTCACAGCAAGTGAAAGGAAAACCACTGGTTTATCTCGACAGTGCCGCAAGTGCTCAGAAACCGGCTTGCGTCATTGAACATGAAAAACAATTTGCCTTAACACAATATGCCGCGGTTCATCGCGGCATTCATACATTAAGTGCAAATGCGACAACGTTAGTTGAAAATGTCCGTAAAAAAGCCTGTGATTTTTTAGGTGCCAATAGCGAAGAAGAGATAATTTTTGTTAAAGGAACAACCGAAGGGATCAACCTTATAGCGAACGTTTATAGCCAACGATTTTTAAATGATGGTGACAATATCATCATCACCGAAATGGAACATCACGCAAATATTGTTCCATGGTATATGTTGGCAAAACAGTATGGCTTTAATGTCCGTGTGTTACCGTTATTGCAAGACGGTACACTCGATTTAGCTCAATTACCCCGTTTAATCGATGAACGAACTAAATTACTCAGTCTCACTCATCAATCAAATGTATTGGGCACAGTGAATCCAGTCGCTCAAATTATTGGTGATGCTCGTCAATATGCTATTGAACAAGGTGGTGAATTACATATATTGGTTGATGGTGCTCAAAGTGCAATGCATCAAACAATTAATGTTTCACAACTTGATTGCGACTTTTTTGTTTGTAGCGGTCATAAACTTTATGCGCCAACGGGTATTGGTTTGTTATACGGCAAGAAAGCGATACTGGATGAATTACCGCCTTGGGAAGGCGGTGGCGCAATGATAAAGCATGTTCATATTAATGGTGATATTACCTACGCAGATGCGCCTTGGCGCTTTGAAGCAGGGACACCGAACATAATGGGAATGATCGGCTTAGGTGCGGCATTAGATTATCTTTCACAAATAGGCATGGATAACATTGCCGAATATGAAAGTAGCATAATGAAGTATGCCCAAGAGCAGTTACAAAAAGTAAAATCGTTAACGCTTTATGGCAATGATTCTCGACAAGGAGTGATAGCGTTTAATTTAGGCAAACACCATGCTTATGATGTTGGGGCATTTCTTGATAATTATGGTATTGCTATTCGTACAGGGCATCATTGTGCGATGCCAATTATGGATTATTATCAAGTTCCTGCGATGTGTCGCGCATCTCTTGGGTTGTATACCAATAAAAACGATATAGATGCACTGGTTAATGCGCTATTGCGTGTCGAAATGCTATTAGGTTAA
- the sufE gene encoding cysteine desulfuration protein SufE yields the protein MAVANLPDEAKLLRNFSRCQDWEQRYLYMMELGERLPPLTDEQRISANFIEGCQSQVWIAVSLNENKQLVLAGDSDAGIVKGLVALVIILFQGKTIEQALETDIKHYFSSLALESHLTPSRTQGLHAMVTTLIKRFSEYAVA from the coding sequence ATGGCAGTTGCTAATTTGCCAGATGAAGCAAAATTATTACGCAATTTTTCTCGTTGTCAGGATTGGGAACAACGTTACCTTTATATGATGGAGTTAGGTGAGCGTCTTCCTCCTTTAACAGATGAACAACGTATTTCAGCTAACTTTATTGAAGGTTGCCAAAGCCAAGTTTGGATCGCTGTTTCTCTTAATGAGAATAAACAGTTAGTGCTGGCTGGCGATAGTGATGCAGGTATTGTAAAAGGCCTCGTTGCCTTAGTGATTATCTTATTTCAAGGTAAAACTATCGAACAAGCATTAGAGACAGATATCAAACATTACTTTTCATCATTAGCACTAGAAAGCCACTTAACACCTTCTCGCACGCAAGGTTTGCATGCGATGGTTACGACACTTATTAAGCGTTTTTCAGAATACGCTGTAGCATAA